Part of the Vigna unguiculata cultivar IT97K-499-35 chromosome 3, ASM411807v1, whole genome shotgun sequence genome, AgaaatcttttttgtttttgtttgtttttataatctaatatagtaaaaaatagcatcatgatttgataaattatagtattttattgCACGTGTGATAACTTCTGTTCACATTTGTAATCTTGATTCCTCTCTTGAGGCAAAAGTTGTAATCTTTTAACTAAGGTTGTGTTGTACAGTTTTGAAGATTATCCGTGTCTTTGTGTGCATGTTGATTCCGTGCTTTATAGGTTATCGTGGTTTTGTAATAGCGTTAATTGTTTCTATTGACCTGTGGCATTCTAACAGTGTGATTCTGCTTGGTAAAATGTTTGCGTTTATAGTAGGGTTGCAACGACGGCACTGGTTGTGACCCTCGATGGGACTATGTATTTGGTGGACAGATCTCCTGGTTCCATGAAGGTGATATGGTCATTCTCGACAGGATCGCCCATCTACCAATCGTATAGAGCTACCGTGAAAAGGGATACTGATAAAGAAAATGCATCTGCAGCACTAATGAGTGGATTCGTGGAATGTGGGGATGACTGGTCATTGTACATGCACGACAGACACTTTGGTAAAATGGTATCTGTTTTAAGATATATCTGAGCATTGTGACTGTTGTTTTAATGCTTTTCTTAAGTGAAGGCAAGTCAATGGTGCTTTAAGACAAATTTCTTGACTTTAACTCTTGCTTGGAAGCTGGACTTTACCTTTGGTTTTTATTGGATATGATTTACAAGTTTGAAATACGAGTTGGCATTTTATAGAAACAACATAGATTGATATGTCATTTGAACAATAGtataaaggaaaatgatttttttaacaactaagttttgacaattttttcttacaaccTGAGGTAGAATCTTCTAAGTGCCTGAATAATATCATGAACCTGTGGTTGTTCTTAGGACATGCTGGTTTCAAGACATGTTGTGGACCCGTGGTTGTTCCTACTCTATTTGTAATAATGTGTTTTGTTCTTTCTATATTACAGTCTTGTACCTATAACTAAGAAAACAAATAGAAAGATAATTTTAGTGGTACCCTACATTATTCAAACATTTTTCTGCCACGGTGTGCAACAATTACTTATTCTAAAATTTCTTTGGATACATCAATTATGTAGGGTgctctttgtttctttttaattaaaaaagttataatatttaatatgacCAGTAGTGTTTTCAAAGTGATGTTTGTCCAAGTGCCTCTATTTTCTTATGAATACTGAACTTCATGTTCTGTTGATTGGTTTGTCATATCTGCAGAGAATCTCAGAATCTATTACAGAATATGTAGCTCGTACTCCTACCCTGTCAGATGATGGAGCAGTTACCCTTGGATCTAAAAGAAGCACTTTGTTTGAAGTTGATGCTATAACTGGATCAATCATTCAAGTCTATGCGATGCCTGATCCTGTTAATGCTTCTGCACCTTGGAGTGATGGGAGGCAAAGTGTTACAAATATCCCCAACATAAATAATAGAGATCTTGCTGATCCTGTGAAACTAAATTCACCACAGCTGCTGCTTAAGATTTTTAGGACAGATTATTCCCTTCAATCTGTTAGTCCGAGCTCGGGAATAGTTTTGTGGACTATGGCATTAGCTGAATTTCAGGCTGTATTGTTATGCCAACATTCCTCTTCTGATATAGAGGATGAGTATGTTTCCGATAGTGGCCTCAATTTTACAATGCCATACCCATGTCAAGAGATACGACAAGTCTTCCGCCTGAAAAAGAACCTATTTGAACCTTCACTAATGCTTCCTTTGCAGCCAAATATTGATAGATTATTCACTGGTGATGATGATAATATCATGCTCCCTCAACCTCTCATCCAGATTACTACACCAAGGGAAATTTATTTGAACAGGACAATTGAGTGGCCAACTCTGTTACCTCTTGTATTGTTTACCATCTTTCTTTTGGCAATTTCACTCATCTATCCTCTAGTGATTAAGGATCAAGAAACACCGAAGGACCAAAATAGTGAGTCTGAATTAAAATGTTCACCTgctaagaaaaagaaaacacataaaTCAGGAAGGAAAAATGGCATTATCAATAAAAGGGAAAGTCATATGTATTCAGAGAATGAGAAGGTTTGGACAGAAAAAGATAATGATAGAGAAGTATGGAAGCACTTCAATCATGTCAATGAAAATGTTGATGGACGAAGAGTTGGTAAATTATTTGTTTCGAACAAAGAGATTTCTAAGGGAAGCAATGGCACCATTGTGCTCGAGGGTATATACGAAGGTCGAGCAGTTGCTATCAAACGTCTTGTCAAGGCTCACCATGACATAGCttttaaggaaataaaaaaCCTTATCATGTCTGATCGTCATCCGAATATTGTTCGATGGCATGGGGTGGAGTATGATAACGATTTTGTTTACCTTGCTTTGGAACGATGTACCTGCAATTTAGATGATTTGGTTCAAATTTATTCAGATATATCAGTAAACTCTGCGTTTAGGAAAGACCAAGATATTGGATGTTTGATTAAGTCCCAAATAGAGATGGGGAAGGACAGTACACAGTGTCTTTGGAAGGAAAATGGCTATCCATCTCCTCTATTACTAAAACTGATGAGGTTTGTGTTATGTCtttttgatttgattatttattaataagcATATACTATacaaaaaaatcttattttgcATGATATTAGATCTGTGATAGGTTTTGGTACCATCTTGAATTTGGACTAGGCCTAACACAATCCTAAAAGTTATCTTATGAGGTGAAGGTTGTCAAAGCCTTTGGCAGTTCTAATTTGGATATATCTATAGtaaggaaaaacaaaactacCAAAGAAGAAGGCAGATGATAAATGTGGGTAAGGTAATTTCATTAAGTAGAAGATTAGATAGAATTGactaaaatacaattttttgttttgaatgcAATAGGAGGAGAAACCAAGGAGATGAAATGGGTATCGAGGGTggcataaaataataaaataaagttaataagtTATAATTACAGTTGGAGCAAAACGTAGTGGTTAATAAGCAAAAAAGCCTGAATAAGCATATTCAGTTACAACTTAGATTCGTGTAGTTGATCCAGTTCATTTGAGAACCGAGGCAGATAAATCTTCCTTTTATGGAAGCTCATGCATGGAAGTTGACTATCTAAGTTTATATTATTCCCATTTTTATTAAactgaatttcattttttgtattGCGTTACAGGGACATTGTTTCCGGGGTCATTCATTTGCATGAATTAGGAATAATACATCGAGATATGAAACCACAAAATGTTCTAATAACCAAGGAGAGATACTTATGTGCTAAACTTTCTGATATGGGAATTAGCAAATGTCTTGTTGAAAATATGTCTTCTCTGGGTAATAATGCAACTGGTAAGTATTCTTTATAagataacaaatttatttatttttgtagtatttttcATGTGAATAGCTACTTTAATCTAGCATGAGATGTGTATATTTAGATTACGGTGGTGATGGCATCTCTTAATATCTTCACAGATTTCAAAATGTTTTCGCTTATCCTATGCATATTTTacaatatgattataatttaCTTCATTAAATTTGTGATCTAATTGTGGAAACAATCTTAGGAGTTGTTTCCTAATTTGATTTCTTATTTAATTCGTCCTATTGAATCAATTCTATTACTTGACctaattatttgtataaataagacatttgtttagtattttttatcacattatTTATTATACCAATTCTATCTAAACTCATTATGTAGAGTAATATTTGTCTCATTTCCGCTTCGCTACCCAAATCTTAGTTCTTGTATGTTAtttgagtcattattttcttacttttttacAAGTTTGCTAGGAAGCAAACCAAAGTTTGACAAACTTATGACAATCAACATTGCTATGGGGCTAGTTATGATTTTACTAGTGTCACTTTTTCTTGAAAGTTTTGATTGTCATATGTTTACATAATTGACAACTGTTGCACTTTACATAACTGCCTACCATGATCTCTCAGTGTTTCCTAGATGGCTCCGCCAACTACATTTGAGACTTCTTGTCCACCTAGTACTTCTCTATTAGCCTATGTGGATTATTCTAGCTTAAAGTACTATTAACTTTGAATGAGACTATCCATTCATTATTTGTTCTTTGGTTTAGAACCAACTCTAGGCGAGAACAAAAGCATTTCAAAATCCAAGCAAAAAGCTACTCACAACTTAGAGTGCAAGGTATCCAAACATAACAGAATTTCAGTGCGTGATAAAACCAATTGAGAGGTTCACTTTTCTCAACCCTGATCTCACCAATATTGTTgacaaaataatatgaaaattgagAGGAAAGAATCTATTGAGCAAATAAAAACTTACTCTGTTTAGAAATCTGATTGGACATAAATCTCCCTGGCTCTTCAATTATTGTGAGGTGCGATCAGAGGGGGAGGTGAGAAAGAGAGTGGTAGAGgggaagagaaaataaaaatgggtaatgaggagagagagagagcatgACAAAAATTACAAGAATTCCACACTACCTCCTCCCCGAGATTCACCACTTTTCTCTTCTAGGAAAGCTGAGAAAATTTATCCAAAGCAAATAAAGCTAAAAGGTATACTAAAAGGTAAAAGTATGTCACAcaagaaattttaattagaattaaaatgCAGGCTTGGGCTACAATATACTGAATAGGTCTATGTTAGAATTTCAACAGCCCTGTTAACCTAGTAAGGCACTACAGGAAATTTAGGAATGCCTTGTTTACCGAGCATGAGCATGACCATGCCTAAATTTTTGCGTGGTCATGCTGATCTTGACGCTATAGAGCAATGTTAGGATTCAATAGGGTTGTGCTAACCTAGCATGAATGTGCTATAAGTTTAACCAACGCCATGTTGTGTAAATAAAAAAGCTTGTTTGATGTTCATCTTCTAACATGGTTGCAATGTTGTGTTGTGGATCAACGTAAGCATGCTATAAATCCACCCCAGGCTACGCTGCGTAACTTAAGAAACTTGTAAAATCTCCACCTTCTAACACAGTAGTTTCGGTGTCAACTTGGTTGTGTTGAGGTAATATGGGCTGACTAGATGTAGAAGGTTGTGTTGAGTGGCTCAAATGATTTTCCTATGTATATTTCCCGTTTTGGCtagttttaaaactttttatgtcAACATATGGTATTTAGACATTGGGAACAAAAGATAAGCTCCTagtaaaaatgtataataaaatttCCACTAAAGTTAAAGCAAAATAGCACTACTAAAACTCCCAAAATATGGCATATTATTGGTCATAATGTTAGCAATAAGAACCTTCTCTTCAATTGTTTTCAATATGATACCGATAGTCACTTTAAAAGTGGTTTTCAAACATAATCTCCAGGGATTGATGCCACCCGTCCTCTCTTTTTTCTATTTGGTGActccttttttgttttctctattTGTTGGTTTATTGCCCCTTTTTGGTTTTGGGATGATGTCTCCTTGTTGCCCAATACTAGATTGACAACATGCTCCTTTTGTGTTGGACATTGGGTTCCTCATTGTGTTTTCTCTCATCAACCCTTGCATTGCCAACTCTTTCGGGCCCCTGCTTCCTCTAAAGGTTACTGAAATCACATCAAACTCATCTTGGGACCCAACCCTGTTATGAGCTCTACCATTGTCTCCCAAGCTAGGCTTTTGGTGTCATTTTGATCTTTTCTATTGAGTATTTTCTTCTAGTGTTTGTAATGCATATTGCATCTGTAACATTTTTGTATCCTCAGATAGGGGACTGCCTTTTTTTACTTGTCGGTATCATACCTTGTCCCTGGCTCAAAAAGGTGCTTTTGTAGAAGTCGAGAGTTGTTTGTCACCTCGTCAAGCTCAAGGAATCCGAGGATACTATTTTGGAGTTGTCCAAATTGGAGGGTGATTGGAGGATTTGCAATTCTTTTCTCATTGATTGATACCCTTCTTCCTTACCTtgatgattttttgttttttcataataagGTCTTCACATATGAATGTACATTGGAACTATTTTTTCTGGGCATATGTTTATGATGGGTAGAGAGTCATAGCAATGAGGAGAGTGATGTGTGTAGTtgtccaaattaaaataatgcatTTGACAAGTAAGATTATCACCCCATCATTAATAGTCACCCAATAAAAATATTCACGATCTAAATTCTTGTGCTATAAGGTTTACTGGCTTAATTGCAGGTGGTGGCAGCTCAGGTTGGCAAGCACCAGAACAACTTGTTCAAGGACGTCAAACACGAGCAGTAGATATATTTAGTTTAGGCTGCGtcttctttttctgcattaCTGGGGGAAGACATCCGTTTGGAGAACGTATTGAACGGGATgtcaatattttgaaaaatcgcATGGACCTTTTCTTAGTGGAGTTCATTCCTGAAGCCAAAGATCTTATTAGCCGTTTACTAAACCCTTACCCTGATCTAAGGTAAATCATTCTCATTCAGTGTGTTTGCCCGAGAATGGAAAAACATTTTTCATGTACATTCATAATTTTGCATTCTTTTGACACATCTAATTGGTATGTCGTATAAAACAGTGAAGTCTCAAAGTCCAAACATATAGCTTTATGAATAATAACATAAGATGAAGAGTGTACCCTATTTTGGCAATATCTAATGATAAATTCTCTTAAAAGCTTTAAGCTTTTAGATAGAGGTCCATGAAGGTTGTTATATCTCTGGCATTAGGTGTGGTTACGGGCTAGCAATTTCATGTAAGACTTATTTTGTTTCCAGGCCAAAGGCGAGTGAAGTTTTGTACCATCCTTTTTTCTGGAGTTCCGAGATGCGACTTTCGTTTTTGCGTGACACCAGTGACAGGGTGGAAGTGGAAAACAGAGAGACTAATTCTGATCTTTTGGTGACATTAGAAAGCATTGCCACAGATGCCTTGGGTGGAAAATGGGATGAAAGGATGGAACCAGCTTTCATTGCTAACATCGGTCATTATCGGCGGTATAATTTTAACAGTGTCCGAGACTTGTTGCGAGTTATGAGAAACAAACTAAATCATTACAGAGAATTGCCTCGAGAAATCCAGGTTCTTTCTTGGTTCATCATTTATCAGATAAATTTGTTCTTTCGGTTTTTTATGACTGTTCACTGAAATTGTATGAGCTCCtctatttgatttttaatgtgATGATAATAATctctaatatataaaatttgaacttCCATCTATGTTAATATATGACATATATATGATCTTCTAAGCATAAGTTTAGATACCAAAtaattaaaggataaaaagacGTTCATAAGTTGGATACCTTGACTCTTTGGGACATGATATGGCTTCTAATTTCTTATTGATTTTTCAGGAACTTGTAGGAGCTGTTCCCGAAGGGTTCTACGAATACTTTGCAAATAGATACCCAAGACTCTTGATTGAGGTGTATAAAGTTATCCTTCATTATTGCAAGGAGGAAGAATGTTTTCAAAGATATTTTAGATGTGTTGATTAGGGCTTTGGCATGCTTCAGCATGAAGCTGtttatgttgatattttataCATGTAATCATGTATATACGTGTATTAGTCCAACCTAAAGTTACTTGTCTCTTAAGTTAAAAGAGTAAAAGCTAATCAAAATTATCTTTAACCTATTGTTgcaataaatttaattgaaacatTTGGACAGTTAACTATAGTTGAATCTTGAATCATTCATCCTAAGATCGCATAGTAAAGATTGTAATGAATTAACGGAGACAACTAGGGTCACACTGTTTTATGTTTACTCACCCAGGATTGAAACGTACCATCTATATGTCCATTCTAATTGAAGGTTATGCATGATTTAACATTCCTTTAATATAAGAAAGAATCTTCTTATGTAGGGCAGAATACATGGGCCTAAAAAGCCGACCATTAACGGGAATTTCTTCCTCTACCtctaaaataaagtgaaaagtcAAATTTGTCTTTACTTTCTTCCCTCCTTCTCCATTGCACCTCATTCTTCTCTCACAAAGCATTAATGGTATTGTCATTGTGCAAATTGAATTATGTAATCTGAAATGCaatttacattttgaattatcttttaagtttatatgataaattgtacattttaaaatgtaaatttgtatTACATATACACAATTTGAAATgtaatttatattctaaattttctTCCAAATTTGTATTACGGTATAATTTAGAatgtaaatttgtattatttgtattatgaattatacaattcaaaatgtattttaCATTTAggatttacttttaaatttatattatggattatacaatataaaatattaatttgtattatagattatataattcaaaatgaattatatcctaatttttttaaaatttatatcacgTATTGTGTAATCTAAAATATCTACCTATTATACAATTCAAAACTATAATTTGAACAGACATAATAATtgaagttttacaaagtatgggagtgcaggaagaaaacaTGGGGTGCCGGAAGAAATTACCCACATAACCAAGGGTTTTGTACTCTTCATTTATCACGTAGAACATTCTTGTAACAAAGATTGTCTAAGACCAGCTACTATGCTAATAAATGAAAGCCAACAATTGGTGTATTgcactataaataaaaatgaaatgatttCATTAATGATTATGTATCCTACACAACTATAAGTACCATCAATAATTGTAAAGTCAACTTGTCCCCACGCTTATATTACAGTCCCACACAAATTGATATATCTtacaattaattatatgtaCTAAAAAGGAAAACCACAAAAATGTAGGAGGAACCCAGCAGTTGCAACGGGGGAATGATTAGTACAAGAAGCTACAAAATTATGATGAGCAAACAAGTATGCAACAGTTAGATTTCAGTAGCTGAATCAATTCTGTTTGATGATGCCTGAGAATATCCTTTGTTGGAGGTGATGGATGATCCTACTTCTCTTGTGCTCCTGTAGGACATGCCCTCTATCTTCTTTCTCTTCACACGGCTCTTAACAATCTCTTCCTTTTCATCTACAAAGGAAAGGAATGTGCGCAGACGTGAAGATCCTGAGCCATGGCCAGGAGACTCAAGTTCCTCTGGCCCATGCTTGGAGTACTGTCTCATGGTCTGAACAAGATATATGAGAAGAGCAAGCACACATGCCAACCCACACACCAGATACAGGCCCCAGAAACTTCTCAGCTTGAGTCTATCCACTTCAAGCTTTGCACCTTGTGATAAACAAGCACTGCTCAAAAGCCATTTGTCATGGATCCTTTGTAAGTCTCCGTTCTCTGCCAACTCCAATATGGCAGTTGAAAGATCAACCGCTAATGGTGAGTCCCGTGGAAAGGCCTAAGAAAAATGAAGGCCAACAAACAATTAATCATGGTGTAGATTACAGTGCTAACAAAACATGAAATTAGAATAGGTTACTTCCTACAATTTAGCTAATTTAAGGAGTTCATAGGTAAGGGATTATGCTCCAGCTAGTGAAGTAAAGGTTCCATGACCCCCCCTTAATGGTTACACTTCTTTGTTGCAAGGTTACAGGTTTCAAATAACAAGGACTAAAACATGGATAGTTATATTCTTGAGTTGAGTTAGGAAAGGGGCTGGATAACAACAAATATGGAAGGAAATTTCAGGTGAAAACATTGAAAAGTAGCTACATTTATTAGGATATATCTAAAGTGAGATATGCATATATTACAATGTAGGACATTTATTTTAGACTCTGACAGTGCAGCATTTCTGTTAGACCACAAAAATGAGGAGTCAGGAACAAGCTTGTACATAATGATTTGGCAGTAAAGTTTTATCCCAGTGCTTCATGGTTGAATGAGTTAATGAACAATGTTTAAAGCGGAACAAAGTTTCAACCAGAATAGTCAAGAGAAATATGCATTTACGCTTCCTTTAGGAAGAGATGAACAGAAAATAAATAGCACATTCCAAAGTTCACTGTGAAGgcaaagaaataaagaaaattaggaCTATTGGTAAGGAGATAACTTACAAATCCCCAACCATTGCGGGTGAACTCTTGACCTACAATGCTAAAGTCGCACCGGCTTGAAAGGAAAAGTTCTATGTAAGCACGCTCATCAACATATGCAGCAACACCACCCTTCTGGGGACCATTTTTGAGTGCTGTTGCAGTTTCTTCCGGTGTTTTCAGAGGAACCAGTCTGGATTCATCAATACCAATTTCCTCAATCAAATAAGTTCGAGTAAATGAACCCTGCAAGTAGCCAATAGGCTCTTTGCTATTTATTAAACTGTCAATGCCTTTAACAGGTGAAGAAAGTTGTTGCACTGTGAGGATTGATGTCAGGCTAGCTGTGTAACTTGAGTTAATTATTAGAACTACAAATAACCATATAAGCAGCACAAAGcgaccaagagtgctcactgTATTTTCCCCTACATAGTACAGAAAAGAGTATTTCATAAACCCAATGTAGTCACCACTTATACTTGGGATTGGGACCATATATATCACAGAAGACAAAAAATTGGCACTTACTGTGAGCAAAGAACATGGTCGAAAAACTAAACCTGCCAAATAAACACATTAGTAGAAGTTACAAACATATCCAAAGTTGATCCAGAGTGAAAATGTAACATTGATACGATTGTTATTCATCAGCAACATAAATAGCAGATTCAATATAGTGAACATGAGAAAGGGAGGAGAGACAGAAGGATCAGATTCCCATACCACAAAATTGTGACCATTTGTTGTTTGGGAGTTCCCCTAAAATCATCATTCAGCCTATGCTCTAAAATCCAAACAACAGCTCCCactaatagaaaaaatatagcTGTAACAGTCCACATCATTGGCGTAAATGGTTTGAAAAATGCCCAAGCATTGGAATCCGTCTTCTTAACTGATGCTACTACCACCAGACCAGACTCAATATATGGCTGAGTAAAATCCACCATCTTTGTTCTTTCTGTTGTAATTGTAATGTCACCTACTGCAGCATCAAAAACCTGTATGCAAAGAAAAAACTGGTCTAAGAAGTACCCATAAAACATCCAAACTCCACTAGTTATTGTAATGATACTCACATCCGCTGTGATAAGACGGACAAGTTCAGTGTTACTAGGATTGCTGTCACCATCCCCATATGAAACAAATTTATAGGGGACAGCATAGGGCAACAAGTTCACCGCAGAAAGAAATACATCAATGCAGAATCCCTTGAACATGTCAGTGCCTTGTACTTGAGAGACAAAATCCCGGTAACTAACCCTTTTTGGCACTCCAATTTTTAACATCCTTCCATTGTTTGGAAAAACCCAACCACGGGGCTTTTGGGTTGTTTCCCCTGGCCAAAACACAGGGAGTAGCTTTTGGCTTGCACTGGACCGATTAGGTGGCTTTGAATAAAGTGTTTCTGGAGGAACAATGGATAATCCAGTGTAATTAGACCAATAACCAATCCTCCGTGTTCCTGTTCCAATCACATTGATGATTTCATACGCTGGATTAACAAGGTTTCCATCAGAATCATACTTGAATAGGCCTGATACTCCAGTCATATTAACCTCATAAATATGTTTACGCAGCAGATTTCCTTCGTTAAAGATCTTCACAGCATCAAGATGCATGTTGTCTCCACGTATTTGAGATAACTTTGGATCATGTGAAAATGTAATTTGATTCCCTCGTTTGAAAAATGCATCAAGTGCATGAGCAAGAGCAAAAACAGTATCATATGCAAAGATACCATAAGTACTCAAACCAAGGGTACCATTACCATTCTTTCCAGAAGTAGTCACGTTTGTCCACCTAGAAATAAACCATCTTTTGAGCTTTGAATCTGGTACATACATACGCAGTGCAATGACCCCTTGCATGTCATTGGTTGTATCTGGAGATAGAGGACTACGTATATCCAGCCAAGTAGAGAGAAAAGTAGTTGTTATCCAGACATAGCCATTTTCCATCATCCCCAGAGACTTTGCCACACTCAAGACTTTTGGGCCCCAAGCAGTACTTGTGTGAAGAACTATAACCCGGGATTCTGCCAGGGCCACCTGAACAAGTACATCAGTAATCTCCTCTCTAGTTGCCTCAGGAGTCATAGGTGCTTTAAATGAAATCTTGCAACGCCTCTCCGCAAGCTTATCCCCTAATGCACCCATTCCATTCCTCCCATGGTCATCGTCACCATAAACTGCAATAACCTCTCTCCATTGAAAGTAGTTAACAAGGTCTGCTATTGCAGTCATTTGATAGACATCACTAAAAGCAGTTCTAATAAAGAATGGGAATTGAAGAGAAGAAAGGGTAGGGTCAGTGGCTGTAAATGATAGCAGAGGAACTTGAAGCTCATTTGCTATATGAGATATGACATGAGCTGTTGTAGAGGTTTGGGGGCCAATTATAGCCACAGTTTGTGTCGCCATCAGCTGCAAGGCTGTACC contains:
- the LOC114178198 gene encoding serine/threonine-protein kinase/endoribonuclease IRE1a-like isoform X2, which produces MTGHCTCTTDTLRISESITEYVARTPTLSDDGAVTLGSKRSTLFEVDAITGSIIQVYAMPDPVNASAPWSDGRQSVTNIPNINNRDLADPVKLNSPQLLLKIFRTDYSLQSVSPSSGIVLWTMALAEFQAVLLCQHSSSDIEDEYVSDSGLNFTMPYPCQEIRQVFRLKKNLFEPSLMLPLQPNIDRLFTGDDDNIMLPQPLIQITTPREIYLNRTIEWPTLLPLVLFTIFLLAISLIYPLVIKDQETPKDQNSESELKCSPAKKKKTHKSGRKNGIINKRESHMYSENEKVWTEKDNDREVWKHFNHVNENVDGRRVGKLFVSNKEISKGSNGTIVLEGIYEGRAVAIKRLVKAHHDIAFKEIKNLIMSDRHPNIVRWHGVEYDNDFVYLALERCTCNLDDLVQIYSDISVNSAFRKDQDIGCLIKSQIEMGKDSTQCLWKENGYPSPLLLKLMRDIVSGVIHLHELGIIHRDMKPQNVLITKERYLCAKLSDMGISKCLVENMSSLGNNATGGGSSGWQAPEQLVQGRQTRAVDIFSLGCVFFFCITGGRHPFGERIERDVNILKNRMDLFLVEFIPEAKDLISRLLNPYPDLRPKASEVLYHPFFWSSEMRLSFLRDTSDRVEVENRETNSDLLVTLESIATDALGGKWDERMEPAFIANIGHYRRYNFNSVRDLLRVMRNKLNHYRELPREIQELVGAVPEGFYEYFANRYPRLLIEVYKVILHYCKEEECFQRYFRCVD
- the LOC114177784 gene encoding glutamate receptor 3.6-like — encoded protein: MIRVEIVVLMVLFEGLFSAGAVSDNSTIPALVNIGVLYSFNTSVGKMVKTAVEAAVEDVNSDPSILAQTKLKLSMQEDTKYRGFLSIAEALQLMATQTVAIIGPQTSTTAHVISHIANELQVPLLSFTATDPTLSSLQFPFFIRTAFSDVYQMTAIADLVNYFQWREVIAVYGDDDHGRNGMGALGDKLAERRCKISFKAPMTPEATREEITDVLVQVALAESRVIVLHTSTAWGPKVLSVAKSLGMMENGYVWITTTFLSTWLDIRSPLSPDTTNDMQGVIALRMYVPDSKLKRWFISRWTNVTTSGKNGNGTLGLSTYGIFAYDTVFALAHALDAFFKRGNQITFSHDPKLSQIRGDNMHLDAVKIFNEGNLLRKHIYEVNMTGVSGLFKYDSDGNLVNPAYEIINVIGTGTRRIGYWSNYTGLSIVPPETLYSKPPNRSSASQKLLPVFWPGETTQKPRGWVFPNNGRMLKIGVPKRVSYRDFVSQVQGTDMFKGFCIDVFLSAVNLLPYAVPYKFVSYGDGDSNPSNTELVRLITADVFDAAVGDITITTERTKMVDFTQPYIESGLVVVASVKKTDSNAWAFFKPFTPMMWTVTAIFFLLVGAVVWILEHRLNDDFRGTPKQQMVTILWFSFSTMFFAHRENTVSTLGRFVLLIWLFVVLIINSSYTASLTSILTVQQLSSPVKGIDSLINSKEPIGYLQGSFTRTYLIEEIGIDESRLVPLKTPEETATALKNGPQKGGVAAYVDERAYIELFLSSRCDFSIVGQEFTRNGWGFAFPRDSPLAVDLSTAILELAENGDLQRIHDKWLLSSACLSQGAKLEVDRLKLRSFWGLYLVCGLACVLALLIYLVQTMRQYSKHGPEELESPGHGSGSSRLRTFLSFVDEKEEIVKSRVKRKKIEGMSYRSTREVGSSITSNKGYSQASSNRIDSATEI
- the LOC114178198 gene encoding serine/threonine-protein kinase/endoribonuclease IRE1a-like isoform X1, whose translation is MKFLPLRFSFLFAFLIAFCLVQTSPTTLPKHHKNEECDGHNGLHRPSRSLLSLPPRVATTALVVTLDGTMYLVDRSPGSMKVIWSFSTGSPIYQSYRATVKRDTDKENASAALMSGFVECGDDWSLYMHDRHFGKMRISESITEYVARTPTLSDDGAVTLGSKRSTLFEVDAITGSIIQVYAMPDPVNASAPWSDGRQSVTNIPNINNRDLADPVKLNSPQLLLKIFRTDYSLQSVSPSSGIVLWTMALAEFQAVLLCQHSSSDIEDEYVSDSGLNFTMPYPCQEIRQVFRLKKNLFEPSLMLPLQPNIDRLFTGDDDNIMLPQPLIQITTPREIYLNRTIEWPTLLPLVLFTIFLLAISLIYPLVIKDQETPKDQNSESELKCSPAKKKKTHKSGRKNGIINKRESHMYSENEKVWTEKDNDREVWKHFNHVNENVDGRRVGKLFVSNKEISKGSNGTIVLEGIYEGRAVAIKRLVKAHHDIAFKEIKNLIMSDRHPNIVRWHGVEYDNDFVYLALERCTCNLDDLVQIYSDISVNSAFRKDQDIGCLIKSQIEMGKDSTQCLWKENGYPSPLLLKLMRDIVSGVIHLHELGIIHRDMKPQNVLITKERYLCAKLSDMGISKCLVENMSSLGNNATGGGSSGWQAPEQLVQGRQTRAVDIFSLGCVFFFCITGGRHPFGERIERDVNILKNRMDLFLVEFIPEAKDLISRLLNPYPDLRPKASEVLYHPFFWSSEMRLSFLRDTSDRVEVENRETNSDLLVTLESIATDALGGKWDERMEPAFIANIGHYRRYNFNSVRDLLRVMRNKLNHYRELPREIQELVGAVPEGFYEYFANRYPRLLIEVYKVILHYCKEEECFQRYFRCVD